Genomic DNA from Oenanthe melanoleuca isolate GR-GAL-2019-014 chromosome 15, OMel1.0, whole genome shotgun sequence:
tgattttcttttcatgtttccTGTGAAGAATTGATCTGTGCAgccctggtggcactgggggaaaAGGCTGCTGAGGGAAGGGCCTGCAAAAGCACACCTGGCACTCCCCTGGCTCCCCAGAATGGACACTGAGAGGTTTCCAGGTGCTCTGTCCTTCCATGGCAATccagtcctgctcctgctcctgctccttcctctccctgacAGCTCTGATTTAATATCCCTTTGCTGATTTTCAGTCTGGGTTCTTTTTATGGGATTGGGGTAGCAGGAATAAACCTCTCacacctctgcagccctggctgttcccagaCAATTCCAACCACCTGGAAGCTGTTGAGCTTGGAACATGCAGCCAGATTTATCCACAAAGGTGGAtctggaggaggagctgagctggttCTGTTCCCTTAGGGAATCCCACAGAACTTTTACCACAACTTCTTCACTGTCTGCTGCAAAGTGCTGCCCAGAGTGACCCTTTCCTTGcttgcagagctgtgacctgTGGTCCCTGGGGGTGATTATCTACGTGATGCTGTGTGGGTACCCCCCCTTTTACTCCAAGCACCACAGCCGGACGATTCCCAAGGACATGAGGAAAAAGATCATGACAGGGAGCTTTGAATTCCCAGAGGAAGAGTGGAGCCAGATCTCAGAAATGGCAAAAGACATTGTGAGAAAGTGAGTCTGTGGAGGAAAGTCTTGTGTTGCTCTGTGCTTGTGTTAAGGAATTGGAATGTTTTGATGTTTAGGAATTGGCAAAAGCACCTGGAAGTGCTTTATCCCAAGGGTTGTTTTGTCTGCAGCTCATCCAGCTGACAAATTCTCCCTTACACTGAGCATAAACCAAGTctgggaaatgttttcctttccctgcccaaGTGTTTAATTTTGATGTCTCTTGTTGGGGTGAATTGTGTATAGTCTTTAAGGGGAGAGGGAGCACTGAAGGGTTTCAGGATAACACAGCCAGCGTGGATTTCCTGGCATAATGTTGAAATTCCTGTGAAAATCAAGTGCCTTTAATGGGATGTGGTAAATCTGTCCCCTAAAGCCCTGTGCACATCATACACAGCCTAAAAAGAGTCaggcaggaggatggagagggagaTTAAGATCTGTCATGAGGTGCCAGACTCAGATAAGGTTTTGCATGGATGTTTTATTCCAAATGCTAATGGAGCCTGTTTTCCATGCAGGGCACATCCCTCAGCTGGGAGTGTTTCAAAGACTTGGTCTGTTTGGGAGCAAGAATGTGGCACTGATTAGGGCTTGACCTcacttatttttgaaaaaagtgACAGGGACTTACTGCCTTTGCATCACCAGAGAAACTGAGAGAATAAAAGCaatataaataggaaaaaaagaaaacagttggGGAGGTTAATTTTAAAGTGTCACTGGCTCCTCAGATGTACTGTAAATTCTCCAGGGATTCACATTGTTTGGAGagggtgctggagctgtgcaggagaaCCCCCCAGAATTTCACTAAATTAACTTTCCTTTACACCAAGCTCAGCTCTTAATTCTCACACAGAAACTCCACAGGCAGAAGGTTtcattgtcttttaaaattccCATGAAATTCAGCTCTCAGGATGCTGTCACATGGATCCAGGCTGATTTCTGACCTCCAGCTTTATGAGAGTTTGATAATGGGTTAGGATTTGGAAAATGCATGGAAAAGGAATGCACATGTCTGGTATCAAAAGTGAACTCAACCTGGTTGgcagaaaatgagatttctgaGCTCCCCCGTGGTGCTGCTGACATTTTGTACAAGTTATTTCCACTTTCTTGGTACATTTAACAATTGTGCTCTGCAGCCAAGAAGCTGATCTGGAGTTGTCTAAGGAAGTGTGACAAGCTCATGGAGTCATTCCCATTCTCATTCAGACTTTGGGATGACTTGTCAGCACCCTGTGggaaatttggctttttttatttagttatgCTCATCATGAGAAGATAAATTTAACTGTAAATCCTCTTTCCAGGATTTCATGGtagaaaaaattgatttaatgGAGTTTTCAGCAATCTTGGaataaagttgttttttattttgaggagCTGGAACCAAAGTGTTCATTAGTTGAGGACTTTGCAGAGGAGTGGCACGGTGGGAGCAGTGAATCCTGCAAAGTTTCCATGCCCACAGTCCTTGGAATGAGTGCAGCCTGTTCTGGGGATGAGCCAGTGCCAGTCTGGCTCGTTTCCAGTTCCTCTGGAAGGTGGTTTCccacctgggagcagcagctgtggaattcagcagcacagggctaTCCCAGGAATGCCCTTAGCACCTTCCTTTGCCCTGGATGAGCTGTGACAGCATTAAACCACAGCAAGGTCAAGGAGCTGGGCTCATTTTGAGGCAGTTTGAACTCTTGGAGAAGTTTCTTTTTTGGCCTTTAGAATGCTTAAATTCTCTATAAATCAACAAAGCCCTTCTTAGGGATTTATTCTTTCCTCCCCAGGCTACTGAAGGTGAAACCTGAGGAGCGATTGACCATTGAGGGGGTGTTGGACCATCCCTGGCTCAATTCCACAGAGGCCCTGGACAACATCCTGCCCTCTGCACAGCTGATGATGGACAAGGTCTGAACAGCAGTTATTTGGTCAGAAATGTtgcacaggagcaggagagctctgggatgggTGAAGGGCTTTTTTGTTGTGGGGTTATGCAGATAAGGAGCTTCTCTTCTGCTTTAGGAGAGTCtgagagggagaaaatggaaagagaaatgaaaatggaagtaAAATGTGAAATTTGGGCTTGAAGGAGATGCTCCCAGATTAGTGGTAACAAGCAGCCACGTGCTGAGGGTAGAAAGCAGAGCCTGAGGGATCTTCCATAGTCTTTCCTCTTCTTGTCACGTTTTATCCCCTGACCTCACCAGTTAAACAAATAGTCCttgtttcctttaatttctgCTCAAAGAGGGTTTCAGTCAATCTTGTGAATGTGAGAAGGAGATAATCCTTTGTCCTGTCTCCCCCAGGGATATTTTGTCACTAATTTTAATTCTAACCATACCTTGCTTCATGCAAACCTGATTTTTCTTGCACATCtccaaaataaatcagattttggtGCCTCTTTTTTTTGTCCACGTTGCACCAAgtgctttttttgtctttccaggCCATGGTGGCAGGGATCCAACAGGCTCATGCAGAACAACTTGCAAACATGAGAATCCAAGACCTGAAAGTGAGCCTGAAGCCCCTTCACTCCGTGAACAACCCGATCCTGCGCAAGCGGAAACTCCTGGGGTAACTCAGAGCTGGGTTTGAAAGGACAAGGTGGAAAATGGCTTTGGGGATGGCACAGGCTCACTTTGGATGCTTTAACTCACTTTTGGTTACTCACACTAGTAATAGTGGCACAATGTGGTTTTTCTGCCAAGATGTGCCAGTgagggcaggaaggaggttGGGCTCTGGTCCTGCATTGAACAGATTCCTTATGGGATGATGGGTCACATGTAAGATAAGGCAAACTGGGAGAAAGAATTCCAAGATCTTTTCTCTCATCCTGACATTTATTTACTGAAGAAATTGAGTaacctctttctttctctctctctgaatTAAGCCAAAAAATACACTCATACATTTTAGAATTACCCTTATTGGAGTTATTTAAAGGAATATTACTTTTTCTCCATATTTAAGATTATCTCATAATATAGGACACTAATTATAATTAATGCTGAAGCTGCCTCCCAGTTTCCcagagggggaaggagctgtgttAGACTGGAGCAGTTACACAACGAGTAACGAACTTGAGCTGTGCCCAAATTCTAATTATTCCCCCCTTGTTCTTGTGCAGCACCAAGCCAAAGGATGGTGTTTACATCCATGACCCTGAGAATGGAAGCAATGATTCCAACGTGGCCCTGGAGAAGCTGAGAGATGTGATTGCTCAGTGCATTCTACCACAGGCTGGTAAAGGTTGCCACTTTTAAGAACGTTTTATTCCTAAAGACACCGACTttgggtgtgtctgtgtcagtggtgaggaaggaagaacaaagttcctgagcagcctctgagctgggatttgggtTCATGTGGAATTTTAGTGACATGCAGAGCTGTTAAAAAGAACTTTCAAACAGGAATATTTGGTTTAAAGGCCATTTCCTGGTTGATGTGGGGCCAGCAGTTATTCCTGCCCAGTTTGCTGAGGCACGAGGCCAAACCTGTGTCCCTTTGTTGTCCCAAACAGGAGAGAATGAAGATGAGAAGCTGAATGAAGTGATGCAGGAGGCCTGGAAATACAACAGGGAGTGCAAATTGCTGCGAGACACCCTGCAGAGCTTCAGCTGGAATGGTGAGAATCCCTGCTCTCACACAGGGAGTGTGGGAAGGGGGGAAGCACAGACCTCCTGCTATGGAAATAACCCCACATTTATTGGATTTGGGCTGATTTAGGTTTTGACACTGTTTTATCCCTTCTGCCAGAGCTGATGTTCCCAAAATGGGGGTGAAAGTGTTGCTTTGAGATTTCTGTTTGAGGGTCAGGGTTGAGTTTTCAGAGGCACCAGGAATGTAACAGCACAAATGGATTGTGATGGAAAAGGGGGAATTTtaaactgccagagggcagggatagatgggatatatggaaaaaacccttccctgtgagggtggggaggctctggacaggttacccagagaagctgtggctgctgcacccctggaagtgtccaaggaggggttggacagggcttggatcAACCTGGGCTattggaaggtgtccctgcccaggcaccaggtgacctttaaggtcctttcTGACCATTCCAGAATTCTCTGATCCTTTTAGGAACCTCTTCAGCTGTGTTGAGCTGCTTTCCATCCAGCTGTTTATTCCCTCTCTCTGCTGgaggctgctcctccctgtcagcagagcagctctgcagctcagcttggGTGGGAAGCAGAATTAAAGTGGGAAGTGACCTTGGGAATGCTCAGGTGTTCCTGGGCAGAAGAGGCTGGCAGAGGTGTCACCCCCAGGAGCAGGTGCTGATGGATATCAgggaccaggagcagcagcagtttcacAAGGGCATGATCCTGCTTCCTCCTATGTTCTATTTGCTTGGCTTTACTTGAGATTTTTAATTGCTCGATTTTTCCAACAGAACTATGCTCTGTAATTCCTTTTGgatcctgtgctgctgttgccCTAAGTCTGTGTGAAGCATTGTTTAATTCCAGCTTTCCTCCTtgtgcccagctccagctgattacctgtttttttctcttccaggcaGAGGATTCACAGACAAAGTAGATCGACTAAAACTGGCAGAAATCGTCAAACAAGTGATTGAAGAGCAGACAAATTCCCACGACTCTCAATAGCTGGAGCTtcttaatcttattttttttaccatttaaGATTTATTCTTTAActgtaaaaagtatttttatgtaaattaataaatcataattatttcattaaatttcCATACTGCTTGAAAATGCTGTATAGTTgtagatacaaaaaaaaaaaaaaaatcattggtactgtaatatttttttaaaactcagtTCCTCAAGGTATATATGATCACTTATGTACTGTTAATCATGAGCCCCCCAAATGGGGTGGATTTTATTGTTAAAAAccattctttttcttaataaCCAGTTGCAGAAGCTGCCTTTCACCTGCcacatccagcccctgcagtgaCTGTATGCGAAGGAGAGCCACAGTTTCTCAAGCCCTTGCTCAGTGAGTACTTGAAGCAAGTGCTGTGAAATGCAAATTCACAGCTCCCCTTGGCACCTAAATTCCAGTTCTTTAGGTagagaaaaatcaattaaataaCTTTCAGTCTGGCTTGGTGCCTTGGCCAGGCACCTGAGGCCATGTGCTTGCTGAAATTTTCAGTTCTGAGCAGTGACTCTCTTTTGTCTTCCCCATCTCCCTCGGACTTTCTTTAAGGCTTAACTTCCTCtgtttcttcctcctcatcttcctcagaGCTTTTTTAAGGCTGAATCAACCATTCAGCacaaaactcttctttttctcacCTTGTCCAACAGCAGAACAGAAGAATGTTCAAGTTTTTAtgcacaaattattttaatttccatggTGGGATCTTCTACAGACCGAGACCAGccttgggtttgtttgtttgagatCCACCCCTCTATTCCCATTCTTTCCTTCCTAGAAGATCCAAGGCTTGGGTTCTGACTTGTCCTCttgtttgcagagctgctcccagtgctctgggcaacctctggGATTTGTCTCTGGAGCCCAAATTCTCGTCTCTGATGCCTTCAAGCTCCTCTTTGGGGGAGCCaaactgcagggctgctccttgGCTGCCTCCCCAGGGCAGGTTCTTACTCTAGTCTGGAACATTGGctccaaaagctgcttttttaaatCCTGATAAAGCAAACCAATGGCAAGAATCTGTACATAGTTCTAGTTTTCtaccttttctgcttctctttcttttgaGATCGGGCGGAGGCTTTTTATAGAGCTATTTTGGTACCAAATCCGTGCAGACATGGGCTGAGTTTGGTCTGCAGACTGAAGTGCCAACCCTGGGCCATCAGTGACCACTCCTGAACGTTGTTGTCTTTCACAGCTCATCCATTTTTGGGTTTACATTGACAAACCTGAGCCATGAATCTCCCAATTCTCTCTTACAAAAGTCCAgccttgttcttttttttgtctcttttctaTACCAAAACTTCCTTGCAGCTTTAGCTGGATGGCAAAGCAGTGTCTGACTCTTTCTATACAATTTTCTAAACAGTGGCTTGTTTTTTCTACATGAAGGAGATGCTTTGTTTCCTGTTCTCTCTGTCAGCTTTACTTAATCCTGTGGACAGTTTTCCAATGCCTGATTTATTGCAGGGTAAGAACAGTCCCTCCTTATCCATCTTctgatgggagcagggagtgtTTGTGTGAGCTGGAATTGTACCTCTTACACTACCTGGAATATTTGTGCACTGACCTATTGATGAAAACTGAAGAGAATTACCAAAAATTGAgagtttttgtcatttttttggCTGTACCACCAAGCCCTGTTATGTGCTTTTCTGTCCTTGCTGTAATTCTAGGTCATGTCTTGAAATGGTTTCATTTTGAACttgaaatctgtatttttttctgggaaatcGAAACTTTCAAGTGTGGCAGATAGAGATGGAAACAAGGAAATCACCTTTGTTTGAATGGCAGAGCAAAAAA
This window encodes:
- the MAPKAPK5 gene encoding MAP kinase-activated protein kinase 5 isoform X3 — encoded protein: MSQDHDMDKTIKETSILEEYNINWTQKLGAGISGPVRVCMKKSSQERFALKILLDRPKARNEVRLHMMCATHPNIVQIIEVYANSVQFPHESSPRARLLIVMEMMEGGELFHRISQHRHFTEKQASQVTKQIALALQHCHSLNIAHRDLKPENLLFKDNSLDAPVKLCDFGFAKVDQGDLMTPQFTPYYVAPQVLEAQRRHQKEKSGIIPTSPTPYTYNKSCDLWSLGVIIYVMLCGYPPFYSKHHSRTIPKDMRKKIMTGSFEFPEEEWSQISEMAKDIVRKLLKVKPEERLTIEGVLDHPWLNSTEALDNILPSAQLMMDKAMVAGIQQAHAEQLANMRIQDLKVSLKPLHSVNNPILRKRKLLGTKPKDGVYIHDPENGSNDSNVALEKLRDVIAQCILPQAGENEDEKLNEVMQEAWKYNRECKLLRDTLQSFSWNGRGFTDKVDRLKLAEIVKQVIEEQTNSHDSQ
- the MAPKAPK5 gene encoding MAP kinase-activated protein kinase 5 isoform X1; amino-acid sequence: MSQDHDMDKTIKETSILEEYNINWTQKLGAGISGPVRVCMKKSSQERFALKILLDRPKARNEVRLHMMCATHPNIVQIIEVYANSVQFPHESSPRARLLIVMEMMEGGELFHRISQHRHFTEKQASQVTKQIALALQHCHSLNIAHRDLKPENLLFKDNSLDAPVKLCDFGFAKVDQGDLMTPQFTPYYVAPQVLEAQRRHQKEKSGIIPTSPTPYTYNKSCDLWSLGVIIYVMLCGYPPFYSKHHSRTIPKDMRKKIMTGSFEFPEEEWSQISEMAKDIVRKLLKVKPEERLTIEGVLDHPWLNSTEALDNILPSAQLMMDKAMVAGIQQAHAEQLANMRIQDLKVSLKPLHSVNNPILRKRKLLGTKPKDGVYIHDPENGSNDSNVALEKLRDVIAQCILPQAGKGENEDEKLNEVMQEAWKYNRECKLLRDTLQSFSWNGRGFTDKVDRLKLAEIVKQVIEEQTNSHDSQ
- the MAPKAPK5 gene encoding MAP kinase-activated protein kinase 5 isoform X2, which produces MSQDHDMDKTIKETSILEEYNINWTQKLGAGISGPVRVCMKKSSQERFALKILLDRPKARNEVRLHMMCATHPNIVQIIEVYANSVQFPHESSPRARLLIVMEMMEGGELFHRISQHRHFTEKQASQVTKQATLALQHCHSLNIAHRDLKPENLLFKDNSLDAPVKLCDFGFAKVDQGDLMTPQFTPYYVAPQVLEAQRRHQKEKSGIIPTSPTPYTYNKSCDLWSLGVIIYVMLCGYPPFYSKHHSRTIPKDMRKKIMTGSFEFPEEEWSQISEMAKDIVRKLLKVKPEERLTIEGVLDHPWLNSTEALDNILPSAQLMMDKAMVAGIQQAHAEQLANMRIQDLKVSLKPLHSVNNPILRKRKLLGTKPKDGVYIHDPENGSNDSNVALEKLRDVIAQCILPQAGKGENEDEKLNEVMQEAWKYNRECKLLRDTLQSFSWNGRGFTDKVDRLKLAEIVKQVIEEQTNSHDSQ